The proteins below are encoded in one region of Rhizobium sp. 9140:
- a CDS encoding LLM class flavin-dependent oxidoreductase, producing MVPFSILDLSPITKGSTVSHALDNSRRLAQEAERAGYKRFWLAEHHGMSGIASAATALVISHVAAGTKTIRVGSGGIMLPNHSPLVIAEQFGTLAALYPGRIDLGLGRAPGTDMRTAAALRRHMEGSANAFPNDVVELQGLLGTPREGEVIATPGAGTNVPIWLLGSSHYSAQLAGMLGLPFAFASHFAPDMLFSALEIYRERFEPSAILDKPYAMVGIMGVAADTDEEAQHLFTSMQQSFVALRRNARGQFPPPVDSMDGLWNASEKGFVDHAMTYAIVGGPETVRRKTQAFLSDTRADELIISMPIFDMEARLTSVRRFAEARQELAAAA from the coding sequence ATGGTCCCCTTTTCCATTCTCGACCTGTCGCCGATCACCAAAGGCAGCACTGTTTCACACGCGCTCGACAACTCGCGGCGACTGGCTCAGGAGGCCGAGCGCGCGGGTTACAAGCGGTTCTGGCTGGCAGAACACCACGGCATGAGCGGCATTGCCAGTGCCGCGACCGCGCTTGTCATCTCGCATGTGGCGGCGGGCACGAAGACGATCCGCGTCGGCTCCGGCGGCATCATGCTGCCCAACCATTCGCCGCTCGTCATTGCCGAACAGTTCGGCACGCTCGCGGCGCTCTATCCGGGCCGCATCGACCTCGGCCTTGGCCGGGCGCCGGGCACGGACATGCGCACGGCGGCGGCGCTCAGGCGCCACATGGAAGGCAGCGCCAATGCCTTCCCGAACGATGTCGTGGAACTGCAGGGCTTGCTCGGCACGCCGCGCGAGGGCGAGGTGATCGCCACCCCCGGTGCCGGCACCAACGTCCCGATCTGGCTTCTCGGTTCCAGCCATTACAGCGCGCAGCTCGCCGGCATGCTCGGCCTGCCCTTCGCCTTCGCCTCGCATTTTGCACCGGACATGCTGTTTTCGGCGTTGGAGATCTATCGCGAACGTTTCGAGCCGTCGGCCATTCTCGACAAGCCTTACGCCATGGTCGGCATCATGGGCGTGGCCGCGGATACCGACGAGGAAGCGCAGCATCTCTTCACATCGATGCAGCAATCCTTCGTGGCGCTGCGCCGCAATGCGCGCGGGCAGTTTCCGCCGCCGGTCGACAGCATGGACGGTCTCTGGAATGCGTCGGAGAAGGGCTTCGTGGATCACGCGATGACCTATGCCATCGTCGGCGGGCCGGAGACGGTGCGCCGGAAGACGCAGGCGTTCCTCTCGGATACGCGCGCGGACGAACTGATCATCTCCATGCCGATCTTCGACATGGAGGCCCGACTGACGTCGGTCCGTCGTTTTGCAGAAGCGCGGCAGGAGCTTGCCGCCGCGGCATGA
- the ruvB gene encoding Holliday junction branch migration DNA helicase RuvB, which yields MTDETRLISPEKRGEDLDTALRPQSLDEFTGQAEARANLKVFIEAAKHRGEALDHVLFVGPPGLGKTTLAQIMAKELGVNFRSTSGPVIAKAGDLAALLTNLEERDVLFIDEIHRLNPAVEEILYPAMEDFQLDLIIGEGPAARSVKIDLSKFTLVAATTRLGLLTTPLRDRFGIPVRLSFYTVEELELIVRRGARLMGLGITDGGAREIARRARGTPRIAGRLLRRVRDFAQVARAEAVTRQIADEALTRLLVDNMGFDQLDTRYLTMIALNFGGGPVGIETIAAGLSEPRDAIEDIIEPYMIQQGFIQRTPRGRVLTVNAWKHLGLVPPKDLEASQFRLFQEDD from the coding sequence ATGACAGACGAAACCCGCCTGATCTCTCCCGAAAAGCGGGGCGAGGATCTCGATACCGCGCTTCGGCCGCAGTCGCTGGACGAGTTTACCGGCCAGGCGGAGGCGCGTGCCAATCTGAAGGTCTTCATCGAAGCAGCGAAGCATCGCGGCGAGGCGCTGGATCATGTGCTGTTCGTTGGTCCGCCCGGTCTCGGCAAGACGACGCTGGCGCAGATCATGGCCAAGGAGCTGGGCGTCAATTTCCGCTCGACATCCGGTCCCGTCATCGCCAAGGCCGGCGATCTCGCGGCGCTGCTCACCAATCTGGAAGAGCGCGATGTGCTCTTCATCGACGAAATCCACCGGCTGAACCCGGCGGTCGAGGAAATCCTCTATCCCGCCATGGAGGATTTCCAGCTCGACCTGATCATCGGCGAGGGGCCTGCGGCGCGCTCCGTGAAGATCGACCTGTCGAAGTTCACGCTGGTCGCCGCCACCACGCGGCTCGGGCTGCTCACGACGCCGCTGCGCGACCGTTTCGGCATTCCCGTGCGTCTCAGCTTCTACACGGTGGAGGAGCTGGAGCTGATCGTGCGGCGCGGGGCGCGGCTGATGGGACTTGGCATTACCGACGGTGGCGCGCGCGAGATCGCGCGGCGCGCGCGGGGAACGCCGCGCATTGCCGGGCGGCTCCTGCGCCGGGTGCGGGATTTCGCGCAGGTCGCCAGGGCCGAAGCGGTCACGCGGCAGATCGCCGACGAGGCGCTGACGCGGCTGCTCGTCGATAATATGGGCTTCGACCAGCTCGACACGCGCTACCTCACTATGATCGCGCTCAACTTCGGCGGCGGTCCCGTCGGCATCGAGACGATCGCGGCGGGTCTGTCCGAGCCGCGCGATGCGATCGAGGATATCATCGAGCCCTATATGATCCAGCAGGGCTTCATCCAGCGCACGCCGCGCGGCCGCGTGCTGACCGTCAATGCTTGGAAACATCTCGGGCTTGTGCCGCCCAAGGATCTCGAAGCCTCGCAGTTCCGCCTGTTCCAGGAGGACGACTGA
- a CDS encoding BrnA antitoxin family protein has translation MRIVFNEIKRQSNIRKHGLDFANIEMSYFSRSIIVPAKKARMLAVGQYEHVITAVVFSRLGTEAISIISFRLASKKERAIMSKARKSLWPVTDTDEAEIQARIASDPDAPEATDEELAQARPFAEVFPDLAESIRRVEAEREASRERVSLDLDGDVLAKFRATGEGWEERINKVLRSAKP, from the coding sequence ATGCGGATCGTGTTCAACGAGATCAAACGGCAGAGCAATATCCGGAAGCACGGACTGGATTTCGCAAATATAGAAATGTCCTATTTCTCGCGTTCGATCATTGTCCCGGCGAAGAAAGCTCGGATGCTGGCCGTCGGGCAATATGAGCATGTCATCACGGCCGTGGTCTTCTCGCGTCTTGGCACGGAAGCTATTTCAATTATCTCCTTCCGTCTGGCGAGCAAGAAGGAAAGAGCAATTATGAGCAAAGCTAGAAAATCCCTATGGCCCGTAACGGACACTGACGAAGCCGAAATTCAGGCGAGAATCGCTTCTGATCCTGACGCTCCAGAGGCAACGGATGAGGAACTGGCCCAAGCGCGCCCCTTCGCCGAGGTCTTTCCCGATCTCGCCGAAAGCATCCGCCGGGTGGAAGCGGAACGGGAAGCGTCAAGGGAACGCGTTTCCCTCGATCTCGACGGCGATGTCCTCGCCAAGTTCCGGGCGACCGGCGAAGGCTGGGAGGAGCGGATCAACAAGGTCTTGCGCTCGGCCAAGCCTTAA
- a CDS encoding YebC/PmpR family DNA-binding transcriptional regulator — MAGHSQFKNIMHRKGRQDAVRSKMFSKLAREITVAAKAGLPDPSMNARLRLAIQNAKAQSMPRDNIERAVKKASGADSENYDEIRYEGYGPGGVAVIVEALTDNRNRTASNVRSTFTKAGGALGETGSVSFSFDRVGEIIYKPDVGTADAVMEAAIEAGAEDVTSDEDGHTIICGFEDIGEVSKALEATLGEAETVKAIWKAQNSVPVDEERAESLMKLIDTLEDDDDVQNVYANFEVSDEVMAKLSA; from the coding sequence ATGGCCGGCCATTCACAGTTCAAGAACATCATGCATCGCAAGGGCCGCCAGGATGCCGTGCGCTCCAAGATGTTTTCCAAGCTCGCGCGCGAAATCACCGTCGCGGCCAAGGCCGGCCTTCCCGATCCCTCGATGAATGCCCGCCTGCGCCTTGCCATCCAGAATGCCAAGGCCCAGTCCATGCCGCGCGACAATATCGAACGCGCCGTCAAGAAGGCATCGGGTGCCGACAGCGAGAACTACGACGAAATCCGTTATGAGGGCTACGGCCCGGGCGGCGTCGCCGTTATCGTCGAGGCGCTGACCGACAACCGAAACCGCACTGCGTCCAATGTCCGCTCGACCTTCACCAAGGCCGGCGGCGCGCTGGGTGAAACCGGCTCGGTCTCCTTCTCGTTCGATCGCGTCGGCGAAATCATCTACAAGCCCGATGTCGGCACGGCGGACGCCGTCATGGAGGCGGCCATCGAAGCCGGTGCCGAGGACGTGACCAGCGACGAGGATGGCCACACGATCATCTGTGGTTTCGAGGATATCGGCGAGGTCTCCAAGGCGCTGGAAGCGACGCTCGGCGAAGCCGAGACGGTGAAGGCGATCTGGAAGGCGCAGAACAGCGTTCCCGTTGACGAAGAGCGGGCGGAATCCCTGATGAAGCTCATCGACACCCTGGAAGACGACGACGACGTGCAGAACGTCTACGCCAATTTCGAAGTGTCCGACGAGGTCATGGCCAAGCTGTCGGCCTGA
- the ruvC gene encoding crossover junction endodeoxyribonuclease RuvC, whose translation MQSTIRIIGIDPGLRRMGWGVIDTLGNTLRFVDSGTILSDGDADLASRLCQLHDGLADIIHLHKPDEAAVEQTFVNKDAVATLKLGQARGIAMLVPARAGLRVAEYAPNAVKKSVIGVGHGEKQQIHMMIKVLMPKATFKGNDAADALAIAICHAHNRQSFAGSLAHRIAAATA comes from the coding sequence ATGCAATCCACGATTCGCATTATCGGTATCGATCCCGGGCTCCGCCGCATGGGATGGGGCGTGATAGACACGCTGGGCAACACGCTACGCTTCGTGGATTCCGGCACGATCCTGTCGGATGGCGATGCTGATCTCGCCTCGCGGCTCTGCCAGCTGCATGACGGGCTTGCCGATATCATCCATCTTCACAAGCCGGACGAAGCGGCTGTCGAGCAGACCTTCGTCAACAAGGACGCCGTGGCGACGCTGAAGCTCGGGCAGGCTCGCGGCATCGCCATGCTGGTGCCGGCCCGCGCCGGGCTGAGGGTGGCGGAATATGCGCCGAACGCCGTCAAGAAATCGGTGATCGGCGTCGGGCATGGTGAAAAGCAGCAGATCCACATGATGATCAAGGTTCTGATGCCTAAGGCGACCTTCAAGGGCAACGATGCCGCGGACGCGCTGGCCATCGCCATCTGCCACGCCCACAACCGCCAGAGCTTTGCCGGCAGTCTCGCCCATCGCATCGCGGCCGCCACGGCATGA
- a CDS encoding MBL fold metallo-hydrolase, whose amino-acid sequence MLRSAVLTCAVLASAGFAFLQAPALAQERAVSQCQAIAQALPDAGFVQLASADPFAFSLQQAATRDQTVAITFLGHSTFLLETPGGVTIATDYSGFHRPPQPPMVATMNKAHSTHYTLTPGPEIAHVLHGWSDDGNAADHDLVVGDAYIRNVPTDIRAGYGGAMEPDGNSIFIFEVAGLCVGHLGHLHHELDETDYAEIGRLDVVMVPVDGGLTMGAESMVRVVTRLRSALILPMHRRGPPVESFLGLFGPGFDRKMADSATVTVSLRTLPKKPLIMVLQGL is encoded by the coding sequence ATGCTGCGATCTGCCGTTCTCACCTGCGCTGTCCTTGCCTCTGCCGGCTTCGCCTTCCTGCAGGCGCCGGCGCTCGCTCAGGAGCGGGCGGTCAGCCAGTGTCAGGCGATCGCACAGGCGTTGCCGGACGCCGGTTTCGTCCAGTTGGCGAGCGCCGATCCCTTCGCATTCTCTCTTCAGCAGGCTGCAACACGCGACCAGACCGTTGCCATCACCTTTCTCGGACACTCCACCTTCCTCTTGGAAACGCCGGGCGGGGTGACGATCGCGACCGACTATTCCGGCTTTCACCGCCCGCCGCAGCCGCCGATGGTGGCGACGATGAACAAGGCGCATTCGACGCACTACACGCTGACGCCGGGGCCTGAGATCGCCCACGTGCTGCATGGCTGGAGCGACGACGGCAACGCCGCCGATCACGATCTCGTCGTCGGCGACGCCTATATCCGCAATGTGCCGACCGACATTCGCGCCGGCTATGGCGGCGCGATGGAGCCGGACGGCAATTCGATCTTCATCTTCGAGGTTGCCGGCCTCTGCGTCGGCCATCTCGGCCATTTGCATCACGAGCTCGACGAGACGGATTACGCCGAGATCGGCCGTCTGGACGTGGTGATGGTGCCGGTGGATGGCGGGCTGACGATGGGCGCGGAGAGCATGGTGCGCGTGGTCACCCGGCTGCGCTCCGCGCTGATCCTGCCGATGCACCGGCGCGGCCCGCCGGTCGAAAGCTTCCTCGGCCTCTTCGGTCCCGGCTTCGACCGCAAGATGGCTGACAGCGCCACCGTCACCGTCTCGCTGCGCACCCTGCCAAAGAAGCCGCTGATCATGGTTCTCCAGGGCCTTTGA
- a CDS encoding PIN domain-containing protein produces MTDNAEQNQSAVAFFRSRSAADPAYISTFVFAEACWVLSRSYGFKNHDIATLFEGLMASREIVFEDSDVIKGVFSSDEFAKIDIADVLIAGFAKQAGCENIVTFDRKAARLIPGMELLA; encoded by the coding sequence ATGACGGATAACGCCGAGCAGAACCAGAGCGCAGTCGCGTTCTTCCGTTCGAGATCGGCTGCCGATCCGGCCTATATTTCCACCTTCGTGTTCGCCGAAGCCTGTTGGGTCCTGAGCAGGAGCTATGGTTTCAAAAACCATGACATCGCAACACTGTTTGAAGGCTTGATGGCCAGCCGCGAGATCGTTTTCGAGGATTCGGATGTCATAAAAGGCGTCTTTTCGTCAGATGAATTTGCGAAAATCGATATTGCGGACGTCCTCATCGCGGGCTTTGCCAAGCAAGCCGGCTGCGAGAACATCGTTACGTTTGACCGGAAGGCTGCCCGCCTCATCCCCGGAATGGAACTTCTCGCATGA
- a CDS encoding 5-formyltetrahydrofolate cyclo-ligase, translating into MTLTSREQKALLRAERLSLRDALSPEARAAGAAAMLRHIGTPEFARAFHLAGSMVSGFWPIRSEPDIRPLLEALRGMGARLCLPVVLDRETIVFREYRAGSPVVKTGFGTTGPDKTAPEVDPDIMLVPLSAFDRGGHRIGYGAGHYDRAIARLDALGKRPRLIGIAFACQEVASVPFEPHDIPLDAILTEEGLIETQRRGLQARSI; encoded by the coding sequence ATGACGTTAACATCCAGAGAGCAGAAGGCGCTTCTGCGGGCCGAACGGCTGTCGCTGCGCGATGCGCTGTCGCCGGAGGCGCGGGCTGCCGGCGCCGCCGCGATGCTTCGTCACATCGGTACGCCGGAGTTTGCTCGGGCCTTCCACCTTGCCGGGTCCATGGTCTCCGGCTTTTGGCCGATACGATCCGAACCCGACATCCGGCCGCTTTTGGAGGCGTTGCGTGGCATGGGCGCCCGCCTTTGCCTCCCCGTCGTTCTCGACCGCGAAACCATCGTCTTCCGCGAATATCGCGCCGGTTCACCCGTCGTGAAGACCGGGTTCGGCACCACCGGACCCGACAAGACGGCGCCGGAGGTCGATCCGGATATCATGCTGGTGCCGCTTTCGGCCTTCGATCGCGGCGGCCACCGGATCGGTTATGGCGCCGGCCATTACGATCGCGCCATCGCGCGTCTCGACGCGCTGGGCAAGCGACCGCGATTGATCGGGATTGCTTTCGCCTGCCAGGAAGTGGCATCAGTGCCTTTTGAGCCGCACGACATCCCGCTTGACGCCATTCTGACGGAGGAAGGCCTGATCGAGACGCAGCGGCGGGGCTTACAAGCGAGATCAATCTGA
- the ruvA gene encoding Holliday junction branch migration protein RuvA, whose translation MIGKLKGTIDEIGDDHVVIDVHGVGYVAYCSARTLGKLGSTGEAAVLFIETYVREDQLRLFGFLSALEREWFRLLQSVQGVGAKVALAVLSVLTPGELANAIALQDKTSISRAPGVGPKVAVRIVTELKNKAPAFAGEASAGIGFKQELGEGAVPAPVADAVSALTNLGYSRDQAANAIAAALRNGGEGADSAKLIRLGLRELSQ comes from the coding sequence ATGATTGGCAAGTTGAAGGGCACGATCGACGAGATCGGCGACGACCATGTTGTGATCGACGTCCATGGCGTCGGTTATGTCGCCTATTGTTCCGCGCGCACCCTCGGCAAGCTCGGCTCGACCGGCGAGGCGGCCGTGCTGTTCATCGAGACCTATGTCCGAGAAGACCAGTTGCGCCTGTTCGGCTTCCTCTCCGCGCTGGAGCGCGAATGGTTCCGCCTGTTGCAGAGCGTCCAGGGCGTCGGTGCCAAGGTCGCGCTTGCCGTCCTCTCGGTCCTCACCCCTGGCGAACTCGCCAACGCTATCGCGTTGCAGGACAAGACCTCCATCTCGCGTGCGCCTGGCGTCGGCCCGAAGGTGGCCGTGCGCATCGTCACCGAGCTGAAGAACAAGGCCCCGGCCTTCGCCGGTGAGGCTTCTGCCGGCATTGGCTTCAAGCAGGAACTGGGAGAGGGGGCCGTGCCGGCCCCGGTCGCGGATGCCGTCTCGGCGCTGACCAATCTCGGCTATTCCCGCGATCAGGCCGCCAACGCCATCGCCGCAGCCCTGCGCAATGGGGGCGAGGGGGCCGACAGTGCCAAGCTGATCCGGCTGGGTCTGCGGGAGTTGTCGCAGTGA
- a CDS encoding cell division protein ZapA → MAQVTVTIDGKAYRMACEEGQEGHLTDLALRFDQYVSHLKGQFGEIGDLRLTVMAAIMVTDELSEVDRRLKALEAEVDGLKRARDAAVAREADAEEALASALGEVTTQIQGLAARIVNRPAPPAQPGHPPAQPR, encoded by the coding sequence ATGGCGCAAGTCACCGTGACGATCGACGGTAAGGCCTATCGCATGGCCTGTGAGGAGGGGCAGGAGGGGCATCTCACCGATCTCGCTCTGCGCTTCGACCAGTATGTCAGCCATCTCAAGGGCCAGTTCGGCGAGATCGGCGATCTCCGGCTGACGGTGATGGCGGCCATCATGGTGACGGACGAACTTTCCGAGGTGGATCGCCGGTTAAAGGCGCTGGAGGCCGAAGTGGACGGGCTGAAGCGCGCCCGGGACGCCGCCGTCGCCAGAGAAGCCGATGCGGAAGAGGCGCTGGCCTCCGCGCTCGGCGAGGTCACGACCCAGATCCAGGGTCTGGCCGCCCGCATCGTCAACCGCCCGGCGCCCCCCGCCCAGCCTGGCCATCCTCCTGCCCAACCGCGCTAA
- a CDS encoding TIGR00282 family metallophosphoesterase has protein sequence MRLLFLGDMVGKTGRTTVWEKLPGIVSDLKLDFVIVNGENAAGGFGITEDIFLETINAGADVVTTGNHVWDQKEAVTFCQRHDQFLRPANYPAGTPGRGSGLYFARNGARVLVANIMGRVFMHPELDDPFKSAEAILAACPLTEQADAIVFDFHAEATSEKQCFGHFVDGRASFVVGTHTHVPTADHQILNGGTAYLSDAGMCGDYDSSLGMEKEEPLNRFISKMPKGRFEAASGPATICGVGVEISDRTGLAEAIAPLRIGPRLSETVPSFWA, from the coding sequence ATGAGACTTCTGTTCCTCGGCGACATGGTGGGCAAGACGGGCCGGACGACGGTCTGGGAAAAGCTTCCGGGCATCGTCTCCGACCTCAAACTCGACTTTGTCATCGTCAATGGCGAAAACGCGGCCGGCGGCTTCGGGATCACCGAGGATATCTTCCTGGAGACGATCAATGCCGGTGCCGACGTGGTCACCACCGGCAACCATGTCTGGGACCAGAAGGAGGCCGTGACCTTCTGCCAGCGGCACGACCAGTTCCTGCGGCCCGCCAACTATCCCGCAGGCACGCCCGGGCGCGGCTCCGGCCTCTATTTCGCCCGCAACGGCGCGCGCGTGCTCGTCGCCAACATCATGGGCCGCGTGTTCATGCATCCCGAGCTCGACGATCCCTTCAAGTCGGCCGAGGCCATTCTCGCCGCCTGCCCCTTGACGGAGCAGGCGGACGCGATCGTGTTCGACTTCCATGCCGAGGCGACCAGCGAGAAGCAGTGCTTCGGCCATTTCGTCGACGGGCGCGCCAGCTTCGTCGTCGGCACCCACACGCATGTGCCGACCGCCGACCACCAGATCCTCAACGGCGGCACCGCCTACCTGTCGGATGCAGGCATGTGCGGCGACTACGACTCGTCGCTCGGCATGGAAAAGGAGGAGCCGCTCAACCGCTTCATCTCCAAAATGCCCAAAGGCCGCTTCGAAGCCGCATCCGGCCCCGCCACGATCTGCGGCGTCGGCGTCGAGATCTCCGATCGCACCGGCCTTGCCGAAGCCATCGCTCCCTTGCGCATCGGCCCACGCCTTTCGGAAACCGTACCGTCCTTCTGGGCGTGA
- a CDS encoding AbrB/MazE/SpoVT family DNA-binding domain-containing protein: MERLMGYAAKLTSKGQTTIPIEVRKYLDLNPGDQMDFIIEDGEVKIRAKTRSIMEFAGILGRAPNGVSLTIEEMDDAIAQAVADDDRRITRDWNRYKRASPVSDDG; encoded by the coding sequence ATGGAGCGTCTTATGGGCTATGCTGCGAAACTGACATCCAAAGGACAGACGACGATACCGATCGAGGTCCGGAAATATTTGGACCTCAATCCGGGCGATCAGATGGATTTCATCATCGAGGATGGTGAGGTCAAAATCCGGGCGAAGACCAGAAGTATCATGGAGTTTGCCGGTATTCTCGGTCGCGCTCCCAATGGAGTGAGCCTGACGATCGAAGAGATGGACGATGCCATTGCCCAGGCGGTGGCCGATGACGACCGGAGGATCACGCGTGATTGGAATCGATACAAACGTGCTTCTCCGGTTTCTGATGACGGATAA
- a CDS encoding DUF4164 domain-containing protein: MAAGKTVRAAIDELKGAVAGLESVIDGRLDRERDRVEIEGEVRRVNTDRARLAQELDQSQFRANRLEEVNREVSRRLVTAMETIRAVLDR, encoded by the coding sequence ATGGCGGCAGGGAAGACAGTCAGGGCGGCAATCGACGAGCTGAAGGGGGCCGTCGCCGGTCTGGAAAGCGTGATCGACGGCCGGCTGGACCGCGAACGCGACCGGGTGGAGATCGAGGGCGAGGTTCGCCGGGTCAATACGGACAGGGCGCGGCTTGCGCAGGAGCTCGACCAGTCGCAGTTCCGCGCCAACCGCCTCGAAGAGGTCAACCGCGAGGTTTCCCGTCGTCTCGTAACGGCCATGGAAACCATTCGCGCCGTTCTCGACCGGTGA
- a CDS encoding sensor domain-containing diguanylate cyclase: MRFVHLRLIGPAIGGVALFIAAMATVPYYGAARIDGEARVQQETLVERNLALWIADIEFALTSWTIWDEAIAKLDNTFDFEWTDRNVGASLIGTSRTRFVAVLKPDDSVLYARTDETVKSRPFFARGAERIVADAEPLVADVRKREAGPKGPGIPKPIAISRIEVVGQDAVLLSASLFQPDFGTSQVSGPRAPVLITAMPIGSSLQDFFGTRFLLDDARVSPLSEVVPERARSEIAIGPDGEIQVLSWRPPTPARDMLYQATPLVLTVFVVLFVGGFLLVRISQTTAQMLVGRERMMTHAATHDVLTGLANRALLDTAYLEAISSGSFVVACLDLDGFKGVNDTFGHAIGDDLLRAVATRLRANTRDMDRLFRLGGDEFAILMPSITIADAEAACWRLGEALSAPMYLPGAYPPGHRIEIAASFGLCHVKSPETSRDAAFRSADDALYQAKSLGRGCVVVAGNADTGEQTAFTGDLRRAAASLRG, from the coding sequence ATGCGTTTCGTTCACCTCAGACTGATCGGACCCGCCATCGGCGGCGTCGCCCTTTTCATTGCCGCCATGGCGACCGTTCCCTATTACGGCGCGGCGCGGATCGACGGCGAGGCGCGGGTTCAGCAGGAGACGCTGGTCGAGCGCAATCTCGCGCTCTGGATCGCCGATATCGAATTCGCACTGACCTCATGGACCATCTGGGACGAGGCGATCGCCAAGCTCGACAACACGTTCGATTTCGAGTGGACGGATCGAAACGTCGGCGCCTCGTTGATCGGAACGTCGCGAACGCGCTTTGTCGCGGTTCTCAAGCCTGACGACTCCGTTCTTTACGCACGCACGGATGAGACGGTAAAATCGCGGCCCTTTTTCGCCCGCGGCGCGGAGCGGATCGTTGCCGACGCCGAGCCGCTCGTGGCCGACGTGCGCAAGCGCGAAGCCGGGCCGAAGGGACCGGGCATCCCGAAGCCCATCGCCATCAGCCGGATCGAGGTCGTCGGACAGGATGCCGTGCTTCTGTCGGCGAGCCTGTTCCAGCCGGATTTCGGTACGTCGCAGGTCAGTGGTCCTCGTGCGCCCGTGCTGATCACCGCCATGCCCATCGGCAGTAGCCTGCAGGATTTCTTCGGAACGCGGTTCCTGCTCGATGATGCCCGCGTCAGCCCCTTGAGCGAGGTCGTACCCGAGCGCGCTCGGTCGGAAATCGCCATTGGGCCTGATGGCGAGATACAGGTCCTCTCATGGCGCCCGCCGACCCCCGCGCGCGATATGCTCTATCAGGCGACGCCGCTCGTTCTCACGGTCTTCGTCGTACTTTTCGTCGGCGGTTTTCTGCTGGTGCGCATCTCGCAGACGACCGCCCAGATGCTGGTCGGTCGCGAACGCATGATGACGCATGCCGCCACGCATGATGTTCTCACGGGTCTGGCGAACCGGGCGCTGCTGGACACTGCGTATCTAGAGGCAATTTCGTCGGGATCATTTGTCGTGGCGTGCCTCGATCTCGATGGTTTCAAGGGCGTCAACGATACCTTCGGTCACGCGATCGGCGACGATCTGCTGCGCGCTGTCGCAACACGGCTGCGCGCGAATACACGCGATATGGATCGCCTTTTCCGCCTCGGCGGCGACGAGTTTGCCATCCTGATGCCATCGATCACAATTGCGGATGCCGAAGCGGCGTGCTGGCGGCTCGGGGAGGCCTTGTCGGCGCCGATGTACCTGCCGGGCGCCTATCCGCCGGGCCATCGCATCGAAATCGCCGCCTCTTTCGGGCTCTGCCACGTCAAGAGCCCGGAAACGAGCCGCGATGCCGCCTTCCGGTCGGCGGACGATGCGCTCTATCAGGCGAAGTCGCTTGGCCGCGGTTGCGTCGTCGTGGCGGGGAACGCGGATACCGGGGAGCAGACGGCGTTCACCGGCGATCTTCGCCGCGCTGCCGCCAGCTTGCGCGGCTGA